GCTGCGCGGTGTGCGTGCACGCCGCCCAGAGCAGCGCGGAGGCCGCCACCGCCGTGGCCGCGAAGAGTGCCTTCGTCGTCTTCATCTGCCAGCTCCCTTGATGATGTTCCAGACGCGGCCGCCGCCACTCCAGGCGGGGCTGGCCCGCCGCGAACAGACCGCCGTCCGCCGGGCGCTCAATACTTCACGTCGCAGCCGTAGGGCTGTGTCTGGGCGACCGCGATCGGCCGGCCTGCCAGGCCCGCGTCCAGCGCGGCGCGGGCGTAGTTGGTGGCTCCCGGGATGTCCCTGACGCTCGACGTCCGCCGGTCGTCGATCGCGCCGGAGTAGCGAAGCACGCCGGCCGGGTCGATGATGGCGAACTGCGGGGTGTTGCGGGCGCCGTAGAGCCGTCCGATCACGCCCGCCGTGTCGCGAATCACGGCGGTCGGTGCCGCTCCCTTTTCGCGGGTCAGGCGGTCGGCCTCCACCGCGGTGGTGTACCCTTGCTTGCCGCGGGCCGACGACACGATCGAGAGCCAGACCACCCCGCGCCTCGTGTATTCCTGCTGCATCGCCTGCGTGTTCCCCGTGCCACCGCTCACCCGGGTGTAGTGCTTCCTGGTATACGGGCAGTCATGGTTGAACCACTCCAGCACGACCCACTTGCCGCGGTAGCCGGCGAGCGAGTGCGAGCCGCCCCGCGTGTCGGCCGCCGTGAACGCGGGTGCGGGGCCGCCGGGGGTAAGGGGGTCCGGCAGGGGGGCGGAAGGGCCCGCGGCGGCGCCGCTGGCCAGCAGCAGTGCGGCGCCGCCAAGTACGGCGAGTCCGGCGGCGCCGGCGAGGATGCGAACCCTGGGGGATCTGCGCGTGGTCATGGAGTTGCTCCGGGGGTGGGTGATGGTACGATTCGGCCGCTCGCGAACGCGGCCGATGCCTGGACTCGGGACGGTGACGCCGCGGCGCGCTCCAGGGCGCCGGTCACCAGGCCGGAGGTAAGCAGTGTAGGCATGACGATGGGCGCCGCATCGCGCGCCCGGGGGTAGATGACGACGAACGGCACGCTGTTGCGCCCGAATGCCGCGAGCGCGCGCGTCACGACGGGGTCGCGCGTGGTCCAGTCGGCACGCAGCAGCGCGACGTCGCGGTCGCGGATCGCCCCGCGAACCGCCTGCGATCCCAGCGCGACGCGCTCGTTGACCTTGCACGTGAGGCACCAGTCGGCCGTGAAATCGAGCAGGACGATGCGGCCGCTGTCGCGCTGCGCCTCCAGCAGCTCCGCGCTGTAAGGCCGCCAGGCAAGCGCGCCCTCGCTGCCCGCCCGCGCCGCGCCCGGCGCCGGTGCACCCTGCGCGCGTGCACCCGTGACGAGCGCCAGCGCGCCGGCGGCCGAGGCGATCGCCAGCACCTGAGCGAACCGTCGGCGGCGCGCGCTCGCCGCCAGGGTGCCGAACCGGCCGAGCGCCCACAGCCCGAACGCCAGCAGGGTGCACGCGGCGAGCAGCGCGACCAGCGCGTTCACCCCGGCCTGCCGGCCGAGCACCCAGGCAAGCCACACGACAGTGGCGAAGAGCGGAAAGGCGAGCACCTGGCGCAGCGTGACCATCCACGCGCCTGGCCTGGGCAGCCAGGCGCGCAGGCGCGGCACCGCGGCTACCATCGCGAGCGGCCAGATGAGCCCGAGACCCAGCGCGGTGAACACCACGAACGACTCGGCCACCCCCGCCGTGACCGCGTACGCGACCGCCGCCGCCAGGAACGGGGCGGAGCATGGTGTCGCCAGCGCGGTGACGAGCACGCCGCTCAGGAAGGCTTCCACGCCGCGGGGCGCCCGGTGCGCCGCGGCGGAGAGACTCCCGCCCACGGGCACCAGGTCGAACACGCCGGACATGTTGAGCCCCGCCGCGAAGATGACGAGGGCGAGTGCGCCGACCACAGCGGGATTCTGCAGCTGGTAGCCCCATCCGACTTCCGTGCCGGCGGCGCGGAGGGCGAGCAGTACGCCCACGAGCGCCCACATCGACACCAGCACGCCGGCCCCGAACAACGCCACGTGCCGCCGCGCCGTTCGCGAGTCGTGTGCGGCCGCTTCGGCGATCCCCAGCGTCTTGATGGAGAGCACGGGCAGCACGCATGGCATCAGGTTCAGCAGCGTGCCGCCGAGCAGCGCCAGCAGCCCGGCGGCGGCCAGCGCCATCCATCCCGCGGCGGCGCCAGAGGCAGGCGGCGCGATGGCGGCGAGCCGCGCCATGGCGACCACGGGCGCATCGACTTCCAGCACCATGCGGGGCGCCCCGCCGCCCGCCCGGGCGGCGGTATCGATCGCCAGCACCCCCGTGATCCGCGATGGCGTCCCGGCCGCGAACGCGGAGCGGCCTATCTGCAGCTCCAGGCCGGCCGGCACCGTGCGAACCCGGGGTTGCGCGGCGTGGTCGATCACCCCCGCCGAGTCGATGAAGAACTGCGCGCGCGGCGGGGTGCGCCCCGGGGCGAGCGCGGCTTCCTGGGGCGGGTACGCGTGCAGCAGCACGCGGGTGGAATCGGCCGCCGCGCGGAAGGTCCAGCCGTCACGCCGCGCCGGAATGCGCGCCGCCTCCGCGGCGAACGCGCGGGCGACTGGCTCGTCGGCGATCGTCCTGGCGGCGACGGGCACGGTGAGCGCGACGTCGACGTCCCCGGCGACGCACTCCACCGCGCACACCACCCACGTGAGGGCTGCCTGGAGCTTCGCGGCCGATCCCACGCGAGCGGACGACGGCACGTGCACCGTGCCCAGCAGGTGCACCTCGCGCTCGTAGCCGTACGAGGTGAGCGGCGGCGCCTCGATCCGTTCCGGCGTGGGCCAGCGGAGCGGCGCGGCGGTGAAGCCGTCCGGCAGGCGCCAGGTGACGACCGGCGCGCTGCCGACGTCGCCCGCGTGACGCCAGTAGGTGTGCCACCCCCGGTTCGGGCGCAGCCGGATCGCCACGGCGATCGTGTCGCCCGGCGCCACCGCCCGGGCGGCGCTCCGGAGCTCGACCTCGACGGGACGTCCGCGTCCGGCGGGCACCAGCGATGGCGGCGACTGCGCCAGGGCCGAGACCGGGAGCATCGCCGCCGCGAGGACGGCGAGGAGAATACGGTTGCGGATCATTGGCTGCCGCTCGTCGAATCGGTGACGAGCCTCGTGGCCTGGAAGTCGTCCCACCCCGCCCCGTGGGGCCAGAGGTTACCGGGACGCAGCGCGAGACCGGCATTCGCGCCCAGCGTCATCGTGAGGGCGTCTCTCCGTCCAATCCGGCCGTTAGGATCGTTCATCGCTCACCGACGCAGGTGGTGGGGACGCTGCTCTCCCGCGCCTGGCGTCGTGGCGGGGCGACGCGGACTGCTAAAAAAATAGCACATGTGCATGGTACCCGCGCACTGGGTGGGGTGTCAAGGTTCACGGGCGCTCCTCGGCGTCCAGTGCGCGGCACCAATCGCGATCGAGCGCAGCGGCCCAGAGGAAAACAGAACAACGATCTCACGCGGAGACACAGAGCCAGGGAGGAAAGGCAGGAAGTAGTTCTCTCTGTGCCCCTGTGGGAGCCCCTGAAGTTGCTGGCACGGGCAGGGGCAGGTCGCCAACTCCCCCTCTCTCATGGCACCGTCAATGCCATACGCCCGCAGTACCTTCAGGTGTTTGCCAGCGAATCGTTTACGTCCCCCTGGCGCCCGGGGAGCGGGGGTGGAACCGTTCGTTTTTGGGATTTCGTCATCCCCTTATCGGACAGTGCCGCTTTAGTCGTTTCCGCGAACGGGCCGAGCGCGCCGACCTTCCGGCCGCGCTGGAGGTGCTTCGGCGCGCGGGAGCGAACCGCGAGCCGGTGCCGGGTGACGAGCTTCCCGAGTGTATATGCGCGCGGCCCCGGTCTACCATGAGACCGGGGCCGCTTTGCTGCAGTTGAGGCCAGCTACGGCGCTGACGGCGAGGCGGTGGTGGATACGTTCTCGTCGACGGTCAGGGTGACGCCGGCCCAGGTGCGCGGGGCGGGGAGGCCCTGCCAGACGGTGGCGAAGTCGATGCCGCTCTCGCGCGGGGCGCGGTCGAGAGCGAAGCCCTGGCCGCCGGCGACCCAGAACGGGACGGGCGCATCTGCCGCTCCCTGCACAACCCCGCGCAGCGCCACGGCGTTGTCGCGGTGGGCGTAGATGGCCGGGCGGAAGCGGCCATCGCGGCGCAGCTCGCTCGTCCACGCGCCGACGTACGCGGACATCTCCGGGGTGAGGGTCGAGACGCGCTCCACATCCAGGAAGATCGCCGTTCCCGGCGGGAATCCCTCCGCCGCCGTGCGGGCGATGGCATCCGCGCCGTCCGTGCGGCCACGCTCGGCGGTCAGGAGAGTGCGCGAGCAGATGATCGGCGCGCCCGGGGCAGCGGTGGCGGTGTCGCCCTCGAACTGCTGCTGGCCCACGTAGATCACCGCGAAGCCGTAGCCCATCGCCTGGAGCGCCGCGCGCTTGCCGCTCCACGACGCATCGCGATGGCACGGCGCGGGGAGGTAGTAGCCGACCCACTCGTACGGCGCGGCGCCGCGCCACGCCCGCAGCGCGTCGTCGCCGGGGTAGCGGCCGATGTCGAAGCCGGGGTGGTTGGGCGATGCCGTGCGCGGGGCCGCGGGTGCCGGGCCCGTGCCGGTGGTGGGCGCGGCGGACGGCGCGGAGGCGCAGGCGCCCGCGAGGATCACCAGGACGGGAGCAAGGTAGTTTCGCATGCGGCCCGGCGGCGCAAAAACGGCGCCCATCTTTCAGACCCAGCGCTTGCGGCGGAAGTACAGGAAGATGAGGGTGCCGAGCGCCACCATCGTCCCCAGCGCCCACCAGTAGCCGTAGCGCCACTGGAGCTCGGGCATCACGCGGAAGTTCATCCCGTACACGCCCGCCACCCACGCCATCGCCATCAGGATGATGGACCAGGCGGCCATCAGCCGCATCGTCTGGTTGAGCTGGTTGGAGGAGACGGTCATCTGCGCCTCGATCGCCATCCCCAGGCGGTCGCGCAGCGCCTCGGTCTCTTCCACCACGCGGATGGAGTGGTCGTACACGTCCTGGAAGTACAGCATCAGGTCGGGGGAGAGGAAGGGAAGCTCGCGCCGCACCAGCGTCCCCAGCACCTCGCGCCCGGGGCCGAGCACGCGGCGCAGCGTGGTGAGCTCGCGGCGCATCCCCAGCACCTCCTCCAGCGAGGCGATCTGCCCCGCGTTTGCGTTGGAGTAGATGCGGCTCTCCATCTCGTCCACCCGGTCCGCGAAGTGGTCGAGCACGGGAAAGTAGCCGTCGACGATGGTGTCCACGATGGCGTGCGCCAGCGCCCCCACGTTGCGGAAGCCGGCCTCGTTGGCGCGCCACCGAACCAGCACCTCGCTGAGCGGCGAGATGTCGTGGTCGTGCACCGTCACGATGAAGCGGCGCCCGATGAAGACGTGCACCTCGTGCAGCGCCATTCTCCCCCGCCCGGGGTTGATGGCGGCGGAGTAGAATACGAGGAAGAAGTAGCCCGGGTAGCGGTCCAGCTTGGGGCGCTGGCGGCCGCGGACGGTGTCCTCCACCGCCAGCGGGTGGAAGCCGAGCGTCTCGCGGAGAAAGCGCGCCTCGTCCTCGCCGGGGGCCGCGACGTCCACCCACACCAGCGGCGTGCTCTCGTCGGTGGGCGAGGCGGCGGCCTGGCAGCGCGCGTAGAGCTCGATGCCGCGATCCATGCGGACCGCGTGCACCCCCTCGCCCTCGTCCGCGTAGATCATGATGCGGGAGCGGGCGCGGACCTCCTCCACGTCCATCCCGTACAGGTCCAGCCCGCCCTCGCCGGGCTCAGCGGGCGCGTCGGCGCTCATAGGCGGGGATGGTGTTGGTGAAGAAGGCGGTGACCACCTCCAGCGCCCCCGCGGCCACGTGGGGGATCCACACCTTGTCGTCGAAGCCCAGCACCCACGGCGACGCGATCAGCGCCACCCCCGCGATCCCGTCCAGCAGCAGGTGCATGGGCACCTGGATGCGCTTCACCACGCCAAGCTCGTAGTCGGTGAAGAGGGAGTACAGGATGGCGCCGGCGCCCACGCCGACCGGCACCCACTGCTCCGGCCCGCCCGTGGCGAAGCCCAGCAGCCAGGGCGCCGCGATGAGAAGTGCGCCCATCAGGTAGTCCAGCACCCCGTGTACGCGGGTGGGGATGCGCATGGCACGGCCTCCGGCGGTGGTTTCGTTGGATGATGCCCGTCACTGCGTTCGCGCGGTGTGCAAGCGGCGCGCCCTACGCCCACCGCTCCAGCCGCCCCTCGGCGGCGCTCGCGGGCAGGGTGCCGGGGTGGAGCCACGCGGCGAGCGCTTCGATGCCGCCCACCACGCGCGGGCCGGAGCGGCTGAAGAAGGCGCTGTGCCCGATCGCCGCGCGACCCTCCGCCAGCGCGCGCGGGGCGAGCGCCTCCAGCCTGGGCCGTGAGCGCTCCGCGTCCGCCCGCGTGGCTGGAAGGTCGTAGCCGCAGGGGATCAGGAGGAGGCGCTCGGGGTCCAGCCCCTCCGCCTGCGCCCAGGGGATCTCCACAGAGTGCCCGCCCGCCGTCCCCAGCAGCGACTCGGCGCCCGCGTGCTCGATCATCTCCGGGATCCAGTGCCCCGGCGCGAAAGGCGGATCGAGCCACTCCAGCGCCAGCGTGCGCGGCCGGGGTCTCCCCGCGACCGCCTCCGCCACGCGGTCCAGCCGCCCGCGCAGCCTCCTGACCGTCTCCGCGCCGCGCCGCGCGTCGCCCGCCGCCTCCGCTACCTGTGCCACGGTGTCGAGGATCTCCTCCAGCGTGTGCGCATCCAGCGAGAGCACCGTGGGCCGCGACGGCAGCGCGTCCACCGCCTGGTGGACGGAGGCGGTGGGTACGGCGCACACCTCGCAGACGGCCTGGGTGAGGATGACGTCGGGCTTCGCCTGGCGGAGGGCGTCCACGTCCACGGCGTACACGCTGCCGAACTCCATCATGCAGCGCCGCACCTCCGCGTCGATCTCGCCGCTGGTGAGCCCCGCCGGCTCAAAGCGCACGCGGCTGGCCCTGGGCAGCCGCAGCGCCTCGGGCGGGTAGTCGCACTCGTGCGAGATGGCGACCAGGTGCTCCTGGAGCCCCAGCTCGTACACGATCTCGGTCGCGCTGGAAAGAAGGGAGGCGATTCGCATGGGGGAAAGGTAAGGCCCTCACCCCCGCTCGTCACCTCGGCGGAACCGCGATGCCGTCGTAGGGGCGCGATTCATCGCGCCCTCCAACGCCCCGCCTCGACCTCCTGCCGTTC
This genomic window from Longimicrobium sp. contains:
- a CDS encoding redoxin domain-containing protein; the protein is MTTRRSPRVRILAGAAGLAVLGGAALLLASGAAAGPSAPLPDPLTPGGPAPAFTAADTRGGSHSLAGYRGKWVVLEWFNHDCPYTRKHYTRVSGGTGNTQAMQQEYTRRGVVWLSIVSSARGKQGYTTAVEADRLTREKGAAPTAVIRDTAGVIGRLYGARNTPQFAIIDPAGVLRYSGAIDDRRTSSVRDIPGATNYARAALDAGLAGRPIAVAQTQPYGCDVKY
- a CDS encoding thioredoxin family protein; amino-acid sequence: MIRNRILLAVLAAAMLPVSALAQSPPSLVPAGRGRPVEVELRSAARAVAPGDTIAVAIRLRPNRGWHTYWRHAGDVGSAPVVTWRLPDGFTAAPLRWPTPERIEAPPLTSYGYEREVHLLGTVHVPSSARVGSAAKLQAALTWVVCAVECVAGDVDVALTVPVAARTIADEPVARAFAAEAARIPARRDGWTFRAAADSTRVLLHAYPPQEAALAPGRTPPRAQFFIDSAGVIDHAAQPRVRTVPAGLELQIGRSAFAAGTPSRITGVLAIDTAARAGGGAPRMVLEVDAPVVAMARLAAIAPPASGAAAGWMALAAAGLLALLGGTLLNLMPCVLPVLSIKTLGIAEAAAHDSRTARRHVALFGAGVLVSMWALVGVLLALRAAGTEVGWGYQLQNPAVVGALALVIFAAGLNMSGVFDLVPVGGSLSAAAHRAPRGVEAFLSGVLVTALATPCSAPFLAAAVAYAVTAGVAESFVVFTALGLGLIWPLAMVAAVPRLRAWLPRPGAWMVTLRQVLAFPLFATVVWLAWVLGRQAGVNALVALLAACTLLAFGLWALGRFGTLAASARRRRFAQVLAIASAAGALALVTGARAQGAPAPGAARAGSEGALAWRPYSAELLEAQRDSGRIVLLDFTADWCLTCKVNERVALGSQAVRGAIRDRDVALLRADWTTRDPVVTRALAAFGRNSVPFVVIYPRARDAAPIVMPTLLTSGLVTGALERAAASPSRVQASAAFASGRIVPSPTPGATP
- a CDS encoding glycoside hydrolase domain-containing protein, whose product is MRNYLAPVLVILAGACASAPSAAPTTGTGPAPAAPRTASPNHPGFDIGRYPGDDALRAWRGAAPYEWVGYYLPAPCHRDASWSGKRAALQAMGYGFAVIYVGQQQFEGDTATAAPGAPIICSRTLLTAERGRTDGADAIARTAAEGFPPGTAIFLDVERVSTLTPEMSAYVGAWTSELRRDGRFRPAIYAHRDNAVALRGVVQGAADAPVPFWVAGGQGFALDRAPRESGIDFATVWQGLPAPRTWAGVTLTVDENVSTTASPSAP
- the corA gene encoding magnesium/cobalt transporter CorA — its product is MSADAPAEPGEGGLDLYGMDVEEVRARSRIMIYADEGEGVHAVRMDRGIELYARCQAAASPTDESTPLVWVDVAAPGEDEARFLRETLGFHPLAVEDTVRGRQRPKLDRYPGYFFLVFYSAAINPGRGRMALHEVHVFIGRRFIVTVHDHDISPLSEVLVRWRANEAGFRNVGALAHAIVDTIVDGYFPVLDHFADRVDEMESRIYSNANAGQIASLEEVLGMRRELTTLRRVLGPGREVLGTLVRRELPFLSPDLMLYFQDVYDHSIRVVEETEALRDRLGMAIEAQMTVSSNQLNQTMRLMAAWSIILMAMAWVAGVYGMNFRVMPELQWRYGYWWALGTMVALGTLIFLYFRRKRWV
- a CDS encoding SPW repeat protein, with amino-acid sequence MRIPTRVHGVLDYLMGALLIAAPWLLGFATGGPEQWVPVGVGAGAILYSLFTDYELGVVKRIQVPMHLLLDGIAGVALIASPWVLGFDDKVWIPHVAAGALEVVTAFFTNTIPAYERRRAR
- a CDS encoding ABC transporter substrate-binding protein, coding for MRIASLLSSATEIVYELGLQEHLVAISHECDYPPEALRLPRASRVRFEPAGLTSGEIDAEVRRCMMEFGSVYAVDVDALRQAKPDVILTQAVCEVCAVPTASVHQAVDALPSRPTVLSLDAHTLEEILDTVAQVAEAAGDARRGAETVRRLRGRLDRVAEAVAGRPRPRTLALEWLDPPFAPGHWIPEMIEHAGAESLLGTAGGHSVEIPWAQAEGLDPERLLLIPCGYDLPATRADAERSRPRLEALAPRALAEGRAAIGHSAFFSRSGPRVVGGIEALAAWLHPGTLPASAAEGRLERWA